From one Triticum urartu cultivar G1812 chromosome 3, Tu2.1, whole genome shotgun sequence genomic stretch:
- the LOC125548650 gene encoding rop guanine nucleotide exchange factor 9-like, translated as MAANGGSLERRGSMRRAGSKVKEEPAAAYHAAEEHASGPSDIEVIKEKFGKLLLGEDMSGSGKGVPSALALSNAVTNLAAAVFGEQRKLEPMAPDRKARWKKEVGWLLSVADQIVEFVAKKQVLDNGVEMEVMGTQQRRDLQSNIPALRKIDAMLLDYLDGFKDRTDFWYVKRDSCSDAEKEESTEKWWIPIVKVPPNGLAPASRGWIQHQKELVNQVLKAAMAINANCLMEMAIPESYLESLPKNGRASLGDALYRIITDVEFDPDDFLSTVDLTSEHKILDLKDRIEASVIIWNRKVHNKDGKSSWGSAVSQEKREQFEERAQTLLLIIKHRYPGIPQSSLDIAKIQENRDVGFALLESYSRVLESLAFNVMSRIEDVIVADNVAREKAKKDAPAGSSSEPAPQQVPDGPDSMTLLDFMGWNGDSEGRPDDQSPSAVDPAQDDGRLMKLPNIMTNLFMKTTQ; from the exons ATGGCGGCCAACGGCGGGTCGCTGGAGCGGCGGGGCTCCATGCGGCGGGCGGGGAGCAAGGTGAAGGAGGAGCCAGCGGCGGCCTACCATGCCGCCGAGGAGCACGCCTCGGGACCTTCCG ACATTGAAGTGATCAAGGAGAAGTTCGGCAAGCTGCTGCTCGGGGAGGACATGTCGGGGTCCGGCAAAGGCGTGCCGTCCGCGCTGGCCCTCTCCAACGCCGTCACTAATCTTGCAG CTGCTGTGTTCGGCGAGCAACGCAAGTTGGAGCCCATGGCGCCCGACAGAAAGGCGAGGTGGAAGAAAGAAGTGGGCTGGCTCCTGTCCGTGGCGGATCAGATCGTGGAGTTCGTCGCCAAGAAGCAAGTCCTGGACAACGGCGTCGAAATGGAG GTGATGGGCACGCAGCAGCGAAGGGATCTGCAGTCCAACATACCGGCGTTGCGCAAGATCGACGCCATGCTTCTC GATTACCTGGACGGCTTCAAGGACCGCACCGACTTTTGGTACGTAAAGCGCGACTCGTGCTCGGACGCCGAGAAAGAGGAGTCTACGGAGAAGTGGTGGATACCCATCGTGAAGGTCCCTCCCAACGGGCTGGCCCCGGCGTCCAGAGGCTGGATCCAGCACCAGAAGGAGCTGGTGAACCAGGTGCTCAAGGCGGCCATGGCCATCAACGCCAACTGCCTCATGGAGATGGCCATCCCAGAGTCCTACCTAGAGTCGCTACCCAAG AACGGGCGGGCGAGCCTCGGGGACGCGCTGTATCGGATCATCACGGACGTGGAGTTCGACCCGGACGACTTCCTGTCGACGGTGGACCTGACGTCGGAGCACAAGATCCTGGACCTCAAGGACCGCATCGAGGCGTCGGTCATCATCTGGAACAGGAAGGTGCACAACAAGGACGGCAAGTCCTCGTGGGGCTCCGCCGTCAGCCAGGAGAAGCGGGAGCAGTTCGAGGAGCGGGCGCAGACGCTGCTGCTCATCATCAAGCACAGGTACCCCGGCATCCCCCAGTCCAGCCTCGACATCGCAAAGATACAAGAAAACAGG GACGTGGGATTTGCTCTCCTGGAGAGCTACTCCAGGGTCCTCGAGAGCCTGGCCTTCAACGTCATGTCCAGGATAGAGGACGTGATCGTCGCCGACAACGTGGCCAGGGAGAAGGCCAAGAAGGACGCGCCGGCCGGCTCGAGCTCGGAGCCCGCCCCCCAGCAAGTCCCCGACGGGCCGGACAGCATGACGCTGCTCGACTTCATGGGCTGGAACGGCGACTCGGAGGGGAGGCCCGACGACCAGTCCCCGTCGGCGGTGGACCCGGCGCAGGACGACGGGAGGCTCATGAAGCTGCCCAACATCATGACCAACCTTTTTATGAAAACGACACAGTGA